One segment of Ziziphus jujuba cultivar Dongzao chromosome 12, ASM3175591v1 DNA contains the following:
- the LOC107428340 gene encoding uncharacterized protein LOC107428340 isoform X2: MQPQDFQQVVSPISVAHFSQYKLIRLLLKQLEELSFQFSLPECLESLDHWIPQERQILMGHECVSINVTENLVSVTASFLKDGKYMERDIECNILVGTDGAGSTVRKLAGIDMKGERDLQKLVSVHFLSRDLGHYLLNERPGMLFFIFNTEAIGVLVAHDLDQGEFVLQTPFYPPQQSIEDFNPKICEKLIFKLVGRELGDIDVIDVKPWVMHAEVAEKFLSCNNRLILAGDAAHRFPPAGGFGMNTGIQDSHNLAWKIASVVKGIAPSSMLSTYERERRPIAIFNTALSIQNFKAAMAVPATLGLDPTVANSVHKIINDGVGSVLPSGLQRKVLDGIFTIGRAQLSETLLNENNPLGSSRLANLRRIFKEGKSLQLQFPAEDLGFRYLEGALVPDSDSTLATPEAPTGRRRDYIPNANPGSRLPHMYVRILSNSSSQEIISTLDLVSGDKVEFLLIIAPAESSYNLARATFKVAEDFKVPIRVCVMWSAGTTEQVEVANQVPMAPWQNYMHVMEVKKSPTSSSWWEICKMTKEGAILVRPDEHIAWRVKSGVDRDPIEEMKRVFSVVLGVKVGDR, encoded by the exons ATGCAACCTCAAG ATTTTCAGCAAGTTGTGAGCCCCATATCTGTTGCACACTTCTCTCAGTACAAATTGATAAGGTTACTTCTTAAACAGCTTGAAGAGCTTAGCTTCCAGTTTTCTTTGCCTGAATGCTTGGAAAGCCTTGACCATTGGATCCCCCAGGAAAGGCAAATATTAATGGGGCATGAGTGTGTATCGATCAATGTCACTGAGAATCTTGTTAGTGTAACAGCATCTTTTCTCaaggatggaaaatatatgGAGAGGGACATTGAATGTAATATCCTTGTTGGTACAGATGGTGCTGGAAGTACTGTAAGAAAGCTTGCAGGAATAGATATGAAAGGGGAAAGAGACTTGCAAAAGCTCGTAAGCGTCCATTTTTTGAGCAGAGATCTTGGACATTACTTGCTGAATGAGAGACCCGGTATGTTGTTCTTTATTTTCAACACTGAAGCCATAGGGGTTCTTGTCGCTCATGATCTCGACCAAGGGGAATTTGTTTTACAG ACACCATTCTATCCACCTCAGCAAAGTATTGAAGATTTCAATCCCAAG ATATGTGAGAAGCTAATATTCAAATTGGTTGGTCGAGAACTAGGAGACATAGATGTTATTGATGTGAAACCTTGGGTGATGCATGCGGAAGTTGCTGAGAAGTTTCTATCTTGTAACAACCGACTAATACTTGCTGGTGATGCTGCTCATCGATTCCCTCCTGCTGGTGGATTTG GGATGAATACCGGAATTCAGGATTCACATAATCTTGCCTGGAAAATAGCTTCTGTAGTAAAGGGTATTGCACCATCTTCAATGCTTAGTACTTATGAAAGGGAACGTAGGCCG ATTGCCATTTTCAACACTGCACTTAGCATTCAAAACTTTAAAGCAGCCATGGCAGTTCCTGCTACACTTGGTCTTGATCCAACAGTTGCAAACTCAG TgcacaaaataattaatgatgGAGTTGGTTCTGTTTTACCATCTGGATTACAGAGAAAAGTTTTGGATGGAATATTCACAATTGGCCGTGCACAGCTCTCTGAAACACTTTTGAATGAAAACAATCCACTTGGTTCTTCAAGGCTTGCTAATCTAAGACGAATATTCAAAGAGGGAAAGAGCCTTCAACTCCAGTTCCCTGCAGAGGATCTTGGCTTCAG GTACCTTGAAGGAGCACTTGTTCCTGACTCTGATAGTACACTAGCTACTCCAGAAGCACCTACTGGTCGTCGGAGGGATTATATTCCAAATGCAAATCCAGGTTCGAGGCTACCCCACATGTATGTAAGGATATTGTCAAATTCCTCAAGTCAG GAAATCATTTCAACACTAGATCTTGTATCTGGAGATAAAGTGGAGTTTCTCCTCATCATAGCACCTGCAGAGTCATCTTACAACCTTGCTCGAGCAACATTCAAAGTGGCTGAAGATTTCAAAGTTCCTATCAGGGTATGTGTGATGTGGTCAGCTGGTACCACTGAACAAGTTGAAGTAGCAAATCAGGTACCAATGGCACCTTGGCAGAATTATATGCATGTAATGGAAGTTAAGAAGTCACCCACTTCATCTTCCTGGTGGGAAATCTGTAAGATGACCAAAGAAGGAGCTATCTTGGTTAGGCCTGATGAGCACATTGCTTGGCGTGTCAAATCAGGAGTTGATAGGGATCCTATAGAGGAAATGAAGAGAGTATTTTCTGTTGTTTTGGGTGTCAAAGTCGGGGATAGATAG
- the LOC107428323 gene encoding ATP-dependent DNA helicase Q-like 5 isoform X2, producing MESDSDSDGSHISATPPRDLKPSSPPPPPPEKSQSHPRSAFLSSKSRILSKPPSSRSNSIPKPKNHSPQSNATVSKATRPDPPPSDPFPFPPPASTLPFKIHRWPSIQNIAVSASDSLETLPAGYFSKSSSFSRIRRASIDFDCVEAYPDPSSPSPALIPRPDVETGGGSDCLVEDWLPAELKDEVAVSSAKSAKAGKKHSNLIGGNVPMPPVKLRKCGGGEGNFVKLNLNRNKRKFMNKNRRGNRNSSGGRKYYRSKKKLKTERGGNETESVCEEGGLAPDSIPQQNQNKETQRTKINSELVEEAVLAVRNEASDENLVKLLRLTHGYSSFREGQLEAIKMVLSGKSSMLVLPTGAGKSLCYQLPALVLPGITLVVSPLVALMIDQLKQLPPMIHGGLICSTQKPEEVSETVRRLQEGTIKVLFVSPERFLNVEFLSIFSATVVISLVVVDEAHCISEWSHNFRPSYMRLRASLLKAKLNADCILAMTATATTTTLHAVMSALEIPSTNLIQKAQMKDLLVLIKSSPLKEVQSIIIYCKFQFETDTISKYLRDNNVSAKSYHSGIPAKDRSRTQELFCDNKIRVVVATVAFGMGLDKSDVGAVVHYSLPESLEEYVQEIGRAGRDGRLSYCHLLLDSDTYFKLRSLMFSDGVDNYTVNKFLCQVFTNDKTLRGKICSLVKDSASRNFDMKDEVVLTLLTYLELGEVQYLRLLPQLNVTCTLSFHKTPPALLAEQDVVIAAILKKCEIKEGQYVFDIPTAANSIGFTTTDLSNQLLSLKLKGEVTYELKDQAFCYTIVEVPANLCSLSAHLTKWLTDIESCKVRKLDTMFNAAIFAVNECKKASGCSGVQHTSCLQRKILDYFNDEDNCDVTTKMGQSSPFLRADIKVFLQGNSQAKFTPRAVARIMHGIGSPAYPSTVWSKTHFWGRYTQLDFLVVMEAAKAELINFVRKDAV from the exons ATGGAGTCCGATTCAGATTCCGACGGTTCTCATATCTCCGCCACTCCCCCAAGAGACCTCAAACCCTCATCGCCACCACCACCGCCTCCAGAGAAGTCTCAGTCTCATCCACGTTCTGCTTTTCTATCCAGCAAATCCAGAATTCTGAGCAAACCTCCATCCTCTCGCTCTAATTCCAttccaaaacccaaaaaccaCTCTCCCCAATCCAATGCAACCGTTTCGAAGGCCACCCGACCCGACCCACCACCGTCCGACCCATTTCCATTTCCCCCACCTGCTTCCACTCTACCTTTCAAAATCCACCGCTGGCCGTCCATTCAGAACATCGCGGTTTCTGCCTCCGATTCGCTAGAGACCCTTCCCGCCGGTTACTTCTCGAAGTCCTCGTCGTTCTCGAGAATTCGACGAGCAAGTATCGATTTTGATTGCGTAGAAGCCTACCCAGACCCATCATCTCCTTCTCCGGCGCTAATTCCACGGCCGGATGTCGAGACTGGTGGTGGGTCTGATTGCTTGGTGGAAGATTGGTTACCGGCAGAGCTCAAAGATGAAGTAGCAGTAAGCTCTGCCAAATCGGCGAAAGCCGGAAAGAAGCATTCCAATTTGATCGGTGGAAACGTGCCAATGCCGCCGGTGAAACTGCGAAAATGCGGAGGCGGCGAAGGCAACTTTGTTAAGCTGAACTTGAACCGCAATAAACGCAAATTCATGAACAAGAATAGAAGAGGGAATAGGAATTCATCGGGTGGTCGCAAATATTACAGGAGTAAGAAGAAGTTGAAAACAGAACGTGGAGGAAATGAGACTGAGAGTGTTTGTGAAGAAGGAGGTTTGGCTCCAGACTCGATACCACAGCAGAATCAAAACAAAGAGACCCAAAGAACGAAAATTAACAGTGAGCTGGTCGAAGAGGCGGTTTTGGCAGTGAGAAACGAGGCTTCGGATGAGAATTTGGTCAAGTTGTTGAGGCTGACTCATGGGTACTCTTCGTTTCGAGAAGGCCAATTAGAGGCAATCAAGATGGTGCTTTCTGGGAAGTCTTCGATGCTTGTTTTGCCAACAGGCGCCGGAAAATCGCTTTGCTATCAGTTGCCTGCTTTGGTTTTACCTGGAATAACTTTGGTTGTTAGCCCATTAGTTGCATTAATGATTGATCAGCTTAAACAGCTTCCTCCAATGATTCATGGTGGTCTTATCTGTAGCACTCAG AAACCCGAAGAAGTTTCTGAGACAGTTAGGCGACTTCAAGAAGGAACCATAAAG GTACTTTTTGTATCACCAGAAAGATTTTTGAATGTGGaatttttgtcaatattttctGCTACTGTAGTTATATCGCTTGTTGTGGTTGATGAAGCTCACTGTATATCGGAATG GTCTCACAATTTTCGGCCATCATACATGAGGCTCAGAGCATCGTTGCTTAAAGCAAAGCTCAATGCTGACTGCATTCTTGCAATGACAGCTACTGCCACAACCACAACGTTGCATGCTGTTATGTCTGCTCTAGAGATTCCTTCGACTAATCTTATTCAGAAGGCCCA AATGAAAGATCTGCTGGTGCTGATAAAGTCTTCTCCACTTAAGGAAGTCCAAAGCATCATTATATACTGCAAATTTCAG TTTGAAACTGATACAATAAGCAAATACCTACGTGACAACAATGTTTCTGCGAAG AGTTACCACAGTGGTATCCCTGCAAAAGATCGTAGTCGGACACAGGAGTTGTTTTGTGATAACAAGATTCGAGTG GTTGTTGCAACTGTGGCATTTGGGATGGGGCTTGACAAGAGCGATGTTGGAGCT GTTGTTCATTACAGTTTGCCAGAAAGCTTGGAGGAGTATGTTCAG GAGATTGGACGAGCTGGACGAGATGGGAGGTTGTCCTATTGCCATCTTTTATTGGATAGTGATACATATTTCAAGCTCCGCAGTCTTATGTTCAG TGATGGAGTAGATAACTATACAGTCAACAAATTCCTTTGTCAAGTTTTCACCAATGACAAAACTTTGCGTGGGAAAATATGTTCATTAGTCAAAGATTCTGCTTCTCGCaactttgatatgaaagatgaG GTGGTGCTCACACTACTGACATACTTGGAATTGGGTGAAGTGCAATATTTGCGTTTACTCCCACAATTAAATGTAACTTGCACTTTAAGTTTTCATAAG ACTCCCCCAGCTTTGCTTGCTGAACAGGATGTTGTTATTGCAGCAATTCTGAAGAA ATGTGAAATTAAGGAAGGGCAATATGTGTTTGACATACCGACTGCGGCAAATAGCATCGGATTTACAACCACTGACCTATCAAATCAGTTATTGAGTCTAAAG TTGAAGGGAGAAGTAACATATGAGCTGAAGGACCAAGCCTTTTGCTATACAATTGTGGAAGTCCCTGCGAATTTATGTTCTCTATCAGCACATCTTACAAAATGGTTAACAGATATTGAAAGTTGTAAG GTACGGAAGCTGGATACAATGTTTAATGCTGCTATATTTGCTGTGAATGAGTGTAAGAAGGCAAGTGGTTGCAGTGGCGTCCAGCACACATCATGTTTGCAAAgaaaaattttggattattttaatGACGAAGATAACTGTGATGTCACAACTAAGATGGGTCAGAGCAG CCCATTCTTGCGAGCAGATATAAAA GTCTTCCTGCAGGGTAATTCACAGGCTAAATTCACTCCCCGAGCTGTTGCTAGGATAATGCATGGCATTGGAAGCCCAGCTTATCCTTCTACTGTTTGGTCTAAAACCCACTTTTG GGGAAGGTATACTCAATTAGATTTCCTGGTCGTAATGGAAGCAGCAAAAGCAGAGCTAATTAATTTTGTCAGGAAGGACGCAGTCTAG
- the LOC107428323 gene encoding ATP-dependent DNA helicase Q-like 5 isoform X1, with the protein MESDSDSDGSHISATPPRDLKPSSPPPPPPEKSQSHPRSAFLSSKSRILSKPPSSRSNSIPKPKNHSPQSNATVSKATRPDPPPSDPFPFPPPASTLPFKIHRWPSIQNIAVSASDSLETLPAGYFSKSSSFSRIRRASIDFDCVEAYPDPSSPSPALIPRPDVETGGGSDCLVEDWLPAELKDEVAVSSAKSAKAGKKHSNLIGGNVPMPPVKLRKCGGGEGNFVKLNLNRNKRKFMNKNRRGNRNSSGGRKYYRSKKKLKTERGGNETESVCEEGGLAPDSIPQQNQNKETQRTKINSELVEEAVLAVRNEASDENLVKLLRLTHGYSSFREGQLEAIKMVLSGKSSMLVLPTGAGKSLCYQLPALVLPGITLVVSPLVALMIDQLKQLPPMIHGGLICSTQKPEEVSETVRRLQEGTIKVLFVSPERFLNVEFLSIFSATVVISLVVVDEAHCISEWSHNFRPSYMRLRASLLKAKLNADCILAMTATATTTTLHAVMSALEIPSTNLIQKAQLRNNFQLSVSLSRNRMKDLLVLIKSSPLKEVQSIIIYCKFQFETDTISKYLRDNNVSAKSYHSGIPAKDRSRTQELFCDNKIRVVVATVAFGMGLDKSDVGAVVHYSLPESLEEYVQEIGRAGRDGRLSYCHLLLDSDTYFKLRSLMFSDGVDNYTVNKFLCQVFTNDKTLRGKICSLVKDSASRNFDMKDEVVLTLLTYLELGEVQYLRLLPQLNVTCTLSFHKTPPALLAEQDVVIAAILKKCEIKEGQYVFDIPTAANSIGFTTTDLSNQLLSLKLKGEVTYELKDQAFCYTIVEVPANLCSLSAHLTKWLTDIESCKVRKLDTMFNAAIFAVNECKKASGCSGVQHTSCLQRKILDYFNDEDNCDVTTKMGQSSPFLRADIKVFLQGNSQAKFTPRAVARIMHGIGSPAYPSTVWSKTHFWGRYTQLDFLVVMEAAKAELINFVRKDAV; encoded by the exons ATGGAGTCCGATTCAGATTCCGACGGTTCTCATATCTCCGCCACTCCCCCAAGAGACCTCAAACCCTCATCGCCACCACCACCGCCTCCAGAGAAGTCTCAGTCTCATCCACGTTCTGCTTTTCTATCCAGCAAATCCAGAATTCTGAGCAAACCTCCATCCTCTCGCTCTAATTCCAttccaaaacccaaaaaccaCTCTCCCCAATCCAATGCAACCGTTTCGAAGGCCACCCGACCCGACCCACCACCGTCCGACCCATTTCCATTTCCCCCACCTGCTTCCACTCTACCTTTCAAAATCCACCGCTGGCCGTCCATTCAGAACATCGCGGTTTCTGCCTCCGATTCGCTAGAGACCCTTCCCGCCGGTTACTTCTCGAAGTCCTCGTCGTTCTCGAGAATTCGACGAGCAAGTATCGATTTTGATTGCGTAGAAGCCTACCCAGACCCATCATCTCCTTCTCCGGCGCTAATTCCACGGCCGGATGTCGAGACTGGTGGTGGGTCTGATTGCTTGGTGGAAGATTGGTTACCGGCAGAGCTCAAAGATGAAGTAGCAGTAAGCTCTGCCAAATCGGCGAAAGCCGGAAAGAAGCATTCCAATTTGATCGGTGGAAACGTGCCAATGCCGCCGGTGAAACTGCGAAAATGCGGAGGCGGCGAAGGCAACTTTGTTAAGCTGAACTTGAACCGCAATAAACGCAAATTCATGAACAAGAATAGAAGAGGGAATAGGAATTCATCGGGTGGTCGCAAATATTACAGGAGTAAGAAGAAGTTGAAAACAGAACGTGGAGGAAATGAGACTGAGAGTGTTTGTGAAGAAGGAGGTTTGGCTCCAGACTCGATACCACAGCAGAATCAAAACAAAGAGACCCAAAGAACGAAAATTAACAGTGAGCTGGTCGAAGAGGCGGTTTTGGCAGTGAGAAACGAGGCTTCGGATGAGAATTTGGTCAAGTTGTTGAGGCTGACTCATGGGTACTCTTCGTTTCGAGAAGGCCAATTAGAGGCAATCAAGATGGTGCTTTCTGGGAAGTCTTCGATGCTTGTTTTGCCAACAGGCGCCGGAAAATCGCTTTGCTATCAGTTGCCTGCTTTGGTTTTACCTGGAATAACTTTGGTTGTTAGCCCATTAGTTGCATTAATGATTGATCAGCTTAAACAGCTTCCTCCAATGATTCATGGTGGTCTTATCTGTAGCACTCAG AAACCCGAAGAAGTTTCTGAGACAGTTAGGCGACTTCAAGAAGGAACCATAAAG GTACTTTTTGTATCACCAGAAAGATTTTTGAATGTGGaatttttgtcaatattttctGCTACTGTAGTTATATCGCTTGTTGTGGTTGATGAAGCTCACTGTATATCGGAATG GTCTCACAATTTTCGGCCATCATACATGAGGCTCAGAGCATCGTTGCTTAAAGCAAAGCTCAATGCTGACTGCATTCTTGCAATGACAGCTACTGCCACAACCACAACGTTGCATGCTGTTATGTCTGCTCTAGAGATTCCTTCGACTAATCTTATTCAGAAGGCCCAGTTAAGGAACAATTTTCAATTGTCAGTATCATTGAGTAGAAATAG AATGAAAGATCTGCTGGTGCTGATAAAGTCTTCTCCACTTAAGGAAGTCCAAAGCATCATTATATACTGCAAATTTCAG TTTGAAACTGATACAATAAGCAAATACCTACGTGACAACAATGTTTCTGCGAAG AGTTACCACAGTGGTATCCCTGCAAAAGATCGTAGTCGGACACAGGAGTTGTTTTGTGATAACAAGATTCGAGTG GTTGTTGCAACTGTGGCATTTGGGATGGGGCTTGACAAGAGCGATGTTGGAGCT GTTGTTCATTACAGTTTGCCAGAAAGCTTGGAGGAGTATGTTCAG GAGATTGGACGAGCTGGACGAGATGGGAGGTTGTCCTATTGCCATCTTTTATTGGATAGTGATACATATTTCAAGCTCCGCAGTCTTATGTTCAG TGATGGAGTAGATAACTATACAGTCAACAAATTCCTTTGTCAAGTTTTCACCAATGACAAAACTTTGCGTGGGAAAATATGTTCATTAGTCAAAGATTCTGCTTCTCGCaactttgatatgaaagatgaG GTGGTGCTCACACTACTGACATACTTGGAATTGGGTGAAGTGCAATATTTGCGTTTACTCCCACAATTAAATGTAACTTGCACTTTAAGTTTTCATAAG ACTCCCCCAGCTTTGCTTGCTGAACAGGATGTTGTTATTGCAGCAATTCTGAAGAA ATGTGAAATTAAGGAAGGGCAATATGTGTTTGACATACCGACTGCGGCAAATAGCATCGGATTTACAACCACTGACCTATCAAATCAGTTATTGAGTCTAAAG TTGAAGGGAGAAGTAACATATGAGCTGAAGGACCAAGCCTTTTGCTATACAATTGTGGAAGTCCCTGCGAATTTATGTTCTCTATCAGCACATCTTACAAAATGGTTAACAGATATTGAAAGTTGTAAG GTACGGAAGCTGGATACAATGTTTAATGCTGCTATATTTGCTGTGAATGAGTGTAAGAAGGCAAGTGGTTGCAGTGGCGTCCAGCACACATCATGTTTGCAAAgaaaaattttggattattttaatGACGAAGATAACTGTGATGTCACAACTAAGATGGGTCAGAGCAG CCCATTCTTGCGAGCAGATATAAAA GTCTTCCTGCAGGGTAATTCACAGGCTAAATTCACTCCCCGAGCTGTTGCTAGGATAATGCATGGCATTGGAAGCCCAGCTTATCCTTCTACTGTTTGGTCTAAAACCCACTTTTG GGGAAGGTATACTCAATTAGATTTCCTGGTCGTAATGGAAGCAGCAAAAGCAGAGCTAATTAATTTTGTCAGGAAGGACGCAGTCTAG
- the LOC112493132 gene encoding uncharacterized protein LOC112493132 produces MEDMTTTTTTTTSIQNAAAAAAAAAAAASSSSSSSSSILANYPLICALVAFAIAQSTKFFTSWYREKRWDFKKLVGSGGMPSSHSSTVTALAAAIGFQEGFGGSVFALALTLACVVMYDATGVRLHAGRQAEVLNQIVYELPAEHPLAESRPLRELLGHTPPQVIAGGLLGTLTAIIGHLIVITSRQT; encoded by the exons ATGGAAGAtatgacgacgacgacgacgacgacgacatCGATCCAAAACGCTGCGGCGGCAGCGGCGGCGGCAGCTGCtgcagcttcttcttcttcttcttcttcgtcttcaaTTCTTGCGAATTACCCTCTCATCTGTGCTCTCGTTGCGTTTGCAATTGCCCAATCTACCAAGTTCTTTACTTCCtg GTATAGGGAGAAACGATGGGATTTCAAGAAACTCGTTGGGTCTGGTGGAATGCCTTCATCTCATTCTTCAACTGTTACTGCACTTGCTGCAGCCATTGGATTCCAAGAAGGCTTTGGAGGATCAGTGTTTGCACTTGCATTGACCTTAGCATGTGTT GTGATGTATGATGCCACTGGTGTAAGACTACATGCTGGACGCCAAGCAGAG GTTTTGAATCAAATTGTCTATGAACTTCCTGCTGAGCATCCACTAGCTGAGAGCAGACCACTACGAGAACTTCTTGGACACACCCCTCCCCAG GTAATCGCTGGTGGGTTGCTTGGAACTCTCACAGCAATTATTGGTCATTTGATTGTCATTACAAGTAGGCAAACTTGA
- the LOC107428340 gene encoding uncharacterized protein LOC107428340 isoform X1 encodes MGSLGVFKRFSGRLRLNAKMKAYPFGYIQRRSFSDSKIFINGNDTVLPVLIVGAGPVGLVLSILLTKLGVKCAVLEKSRNFSEHPQAHFINNRSMEVFRKLDGLAEEIQRSQPPVELWRKFIYCTSLSGSILGLVDHMQPQDFQQVVSPISVAHFSQYKLIRLLLKQLEELSFQFSLPECLESLDHWIPQERQILMGHECVSINVTENLVSVTASFLKDGKYMERDIECNILVGTDGAGSTVRKLAGIDMKGERDLQKLVSVHFLSRDLGHYLLNERPGMLFFIFNTEAIGVLVAHDLDQGEFVLQTPFYPPQQSIEDFNPKICEKLIFKLVGRELGDIDVIDVKPWVMHAEVAEKFLSCNNRLILAGDAAHRFPPAGGFGMNTGIQDSHNLAWKIASVVKGIAPSSMLSTYERERRPIAIFNTALSIQNFKAAMAVPATLGLDPTVANSVHKIINDGVGSVLPSGLQRKVLDGIFTIGRAQLSETLLNENNPLGSSRLANLRRIFKEGKSLQLQFPAEDLGFRYLEGALVPDSDSTLATPEAPTGRRRDYIPNANPGSRLPHMYVRILSNSSSQEIISTLDLVSGDKVEFLLIIAPAESSYNLARATFKVAEDFKVPIRVCVMWSAGTTEQVEVANQVPMAPWQNYMHVMEVKKSPTSSSWWEICKMTKEGAILVRPDEHIAWRVKSGVDRDPIEEMKRVFSVVLGVKVGDR; translated from the exons ATGGGATCTCTAGGGGTTTTCAAGAGGTTTAGTGGCCGATTAAGATTAAATGCCAAAATGAAAGCGTACCCATTTGGGTACATTCAAAGGAGATCCTTTTCAGACTCGAAGATTTTCATCAATGGCAATGATACGGTGCTTCCGGTTCTGATTGTTGGCGCGGGTCCTGTGGGTCTTGTTCTTTCTATACTTCTAACTAAATTGG GGGTCAAATGTGCGGTCTTAGAGAAAAGCAGGAATTTCTCCGAACATCCACAGGCACATTTCATCAACAATCGATCCATGGAG GTGTTCCGCAAATTGGATGGCTTGGCTGAGGAAATTCAGAGGTCCCAGCCACCAGTGGAATTATGGAGAAAGTTCATATATTGTACTTCACTctctggttcaattcttggatTGGTGGACCATATGCAACCTCAAG ATTTTCAGCAAGTTGTGAGCCCCATATCTGTTGCACACTTCTCTCAGTACAAATTGATAAGGTTACTTCTTAAACAGCTTGAAGAGCTTAGCTTCCAGTTTTCTTTGCCTGAATGCTTGGAAAGCCTTGACCATTGGATCCCCCAGGAAAGGCAAATATTAATGGGGCATGAGTGTGTATCGATCAATGTCACTGAGAATCTTGTTAGTGTAACAGCATCTTTTCTCaaggatggaaaatatatgGAGAGGGACATTGAATGTAATATCCTTGTTGGTACAGATGGTGCTGGAAGTACTGTAAGAAAGCTTGCAGGAATAGATATGAAAGGGGAAAGAGACTTGCAAAAGCTCGTAAGCGTCCATTTTTTGAGCAGAGATCTTGGACATTACTTGCTGAATGAGAGACCCGGTATGTTGTTCTTTATTTTCAACACTGAAGCCATAGGGGTTCTTGTCGCTCATGATCTCGACCAAGGGGAATTTGTTTTACAG ACACCATTCTATCCACCTCAGCAAAGTATTGAAGATTTCAATCCCAAG ATATGTGAGAAGCTAATATTCAAATTGGTTGGTCGAGAACTAGGAGACATAGATGTTATTGATGTGAAACCTTGGGTGATGCATGCGGAAGTTGCTGAGAAGTTTCTATCTTGTAACAACCGACTAATACTTGCTGGTGATGCTGCTCATCGATTCCCTCCTGCTGGTGGATTTG GGATGAATACCGGAATTCAGGATTCACATAATCTTGCCTGGAAAATAGCTTCTGTAGTAAAGGGTATTGCACCATCTTCAATGCTTAGTACTTATGAAAGGGAACGTAGGCCG ATTGCCATTTTCAACACTGCACTTAGCATTCAAAACTTTAAAGCAGCCATGGCAGTTCCTGCTACACTTGGTCTTGATCCAACAGTTGCAAACTCAG TgcacaaaataattaatgatgGAGTTGGTTCTGTTTTACCATCTGGATTACAGAGAAAAGTTTTGGATGGAATATTCACAATTGGCCGTGCACAGCTCTCTGAAACACTTTTGAATGAAAACAATCCACTTGGTTCTTCAAGGCTTGCTAATCTAAGACGAATATTCAAAGAGGGAAAGAGCCTTCAACTCCAGTTCCCTGCAGAGGATCTTGGCTTCAG GTACCTTGAAGGAGCACTTGTTCCTGACTCTGATAGTACACTAGCTACTCCAGAAGCACCTACTGGTCGTCGGAGGGATTATATTCCAAATGCAAATCCAGGTTCGAGGCTACCCCACATGTATGTAAGGATATTGTCAAATTCCTCAAGTCAG GAAATCATTTCAACACTAGATCTTGTATCTGGAGATAAAGTGGAGTTTCTCCTCATCATAGCACCTGCAGAGTCATCTTACAACCTTGCTCGAGCAACATTCAAAGTGGCTGAAGATTTCAAAGTTCCTATCAGGGTATGTGTGATGTGGTCAGCTGGTACCACTGAACAAGTTGAAGTAGCAAATCAGGTACCAATGGCACCTTGGCAGAATTATATGCATGTAATGGAAGTTAAGAAGTCACCCACTTCATCTTCCTGGTGGGAAATCTGTAAGATGACCAAAGAAGGAGCTATCTTGGTTAGGCCTGATGAGCACATTGCTTGGCGTGTCAAATCAGGAGTTGATAGGGATCCTATAGAGGAAATGAAGAGAGTATTTTCTGTTGTTTTGGGTGTCAAAGTCGGGGATAGATAG